The following DNA comes from Bathymodiolus thermophilus thioautotrophic gill symbiont.
GCACAGCAGGCTCACCTCCAGGGGACAGTACAATATGTTTTGCCGTGTAAGTCTCACCGTTCACTGACACCGTATTTTTGTCTATCAATTTGCCAAAGCCATGAATATAATCAATGCCCAAATCTTCTAAATAACCGTCATACCAACTGGTGATATTTTTAATATATTTTTCACGCCCTTGCTTGAGTTTTTCCCATGAAAAGTTTTTGACATCAATTTCAAAGCCAAACCCTTGTGCATTATTAATCTGCGTAGCAGCATTAGCCGCAAACCACATTACTTTTTTCGGTACACAACCCACATTCACACAAGTACCACCTACAGTTTTCACCTCAACAACCAAGCATTTTTTCCCATATTCCGCCGCACGCTCTACAGCAGACAAGCCACCAGAACCCGCACCAATTGCAATCATGTCGTATTTTTTATTCATTTATTCCTCGTAAAAAAAGGACTTAATTGCCCTTAAAATTTAATGCATAATGAGTTTATCAGTAAAAAAATACCCCTTAACCCTTTACCAAAAATATCACTCTTTTCAAACACCTGTCAACACACAATTTTTTCCTATGCACCTCAACAAGCCCAACGCAATAATTATACCAATCAATTACCTTTTAATTTACCCATATAAACGCCAAATACCTCAGCATCCCATTCAAATAAACACCCCTCTAATTAACAAGAAGTTTTCTACATAAATATAATAACACTATAGAGGCCTTGCCTCTATAATTACATTATGTCAATTAGAACAACAGTTTTTGTGAAGGGTGAGTATTACCATATTTTTAATCATGGTGTGGAGAAGCGTACTATTTTTGAAGAAGAGCAAGATATGCATTATTTTTTAGATAGAATGCAAGATTTTAATGTTGCAGAAGCCATAGGTGGAAAATATGTTCAAAACTTGAAAAAGAACCAATGTAGAGGCAAGGCCTCTATATTGGTTGAGATTGTTGCTTATTGTTTGTTGCCTAATCATTTTCATTTGATATTAAAGCCAGTGGTTGATAATGGCGTGAGTCAATTTATGCATAAAATTTGCACGGGATATGTTATGTATTTTAATAAGCGTTATGCGCGTAATGGGGCTTTATTTCAGGGGAAATTCAAGGCAAATAGATTAGATGGAGATGAGGCGTTGGCGTTTTTATCTGTGTATGTTAATTTAAATTTTAAACATCAT
Coding sequences within:
- a CDS encoding transposase; the protein is MSIRTTVFVKGEYYHIFNHGVEKRTIFEEEQDMHYFLDRMQDFNVAEAIGGKYVQNLKKNQCRGKASILVEIVAYCLLPNHFHLILKPVVDNGVSQFMHKICTGYVMYFNKRYARNGALFQGKFKANRLDGDEALAFLSVYVNLNFKHHKLDPERYLIRSSFKEYLHPENPSICNVKIIKDIVHECGGVEQYRKYAKQQSQYFLEQKEAIKQLAEL